ATCTTTGTATATTATATAAACCTTAAAAATTAATTAATTCTTTAATAAAATTTAAAACTCACATCACAATGAAAAGAACATTTTTAATTCTTGCGTTAATTGCTGCCGTTACGTATATACAGGCTCAATGTAAGACTAAGGTAGTAAGCGCATACAGTTGCACAAACAATGGACAGCTTGATAAAGCCAAAAAATTTATTGATGAAGCTATATCTGATGCTTGTACTGATACAAAAAATTGGGCAAAAACATGGTATTATAGAGGAAATTTATATTTAAAAATTCATCAATCTGATGATGTAAAATATAAAAACCTTGATTCGAATGCCTTAAACATAGCTTATGATTCTTATCAAAAAGCTATAGAATTAGATACAAAAAAAGAATTTGAAAATGAAATCATGTTTAATTTAGTTGTATGCGGCCAGGAATTTTATGATAAAGCTGTTGAATTTTATAATGAAAAAAAATACGTAGATGCAATGAATAGTTTTGATAAAACGGCATCTATTTATACAACATTTTCTATGTCAGATTCATTACCAACATTTAACGCTGCCGTTTGTGCTGATTATGCCGGATTGCAAGATAAAGCTATTGAATATTATAAAAGACTTATTAAAATAAATTATCTGAAAGCCGAAGTATATTCTAATTTAATTAACATATATAGGGATAAATATTTAAATGACAACCCTTACAAGAAAATTGATATTGGTACTGATACAGTAAAAGTTATTGAACTATTAGGAAAGCCATCAAAAATTTCAAAGGAAACAATTAATAAAACAAAATATGATAAATGGCTATACGAAAAGAATAAATTTTATATGTTAATGGAGTATGGAAAAGTATCTTACTATAATACGGATTCAATTATAACTGATTTAAGTTCGTTCAATGAAGGAAAGAAAATAGTTGATAAAGGCGAGTTATTATTTCCCGATAATACAAGTATTATTATTGCTGAAGCAAATTTATATTTAACTGCCAATAAATTTAATGAAGCAAAAACCGCTCTTGATAAATTAAGAGAAAAAGATCCAACAAATCCAACAGTTTATTATGCAATAGGTAATGCATATTACGATCAGTATAACAATGAATCAAATACAATAGAAACAAGAGAAAAAGCTTTTACCGAATCTGAAAGCGCATATAAGAAATCAATAGAATTAAAATCAGATTATTTTGATGCTATATATATGTTAGGTGCTATTTATTTTAATGAAGGAATCCGTTTAGAAAAAGAATCGGAAAATTATTTTTCTGATATGACAAAATTTAAACAATACAAAGAAAAGGTTGATAATTTATATAAACTTGCTACAGAAAAACTAGAAAGGGCATCAGAGCTTAGTCCTGAAGATTATAATACTCTAATTTCATTAAAAAAGCTGTATGCAAAACTTAGTATGAATGATAAGCTTAAAGCTGTTGATGAAAAATTAAAATTATTACATTAATAATTTATTTAGGGGAGATATAAAAATCTCCCTTATTAAATAAATTTATTATTTAACATAATATTTATTATAAGACATTTATATTTATTCAATTCGTTGAATTCTATACATATAATTAGTGGCTTTAAATATATGAAGATTCAATTTCATAAAGACATTTTACTTAAAATACATTTATAAAATTTAAAACTAATACAATTTTATTTTCATTCCCTATTTTTATTTAAAGCGATTTTATTTTCGGTTAATTATAATTTTATTTTTTGATTATTAAAAGATGCTTTATATTTACACTCTATTTTGTTTTTGCACAAACACACATCAACACAAAAATGAAATTCATTAAGTGCATTTTCATACAATTCTCATTTATAGTACTTATAAGTGATTGTATTCATGCTCAGATACAACTTTCTTTTACTTCGCAAATAAATACAATTTGCAATGGTGATCCTTGTAATTATAGCGGACCTTCTATTTTAATTAATGAAGTTATGTTAACACCATCAAGTCATGATGGTTCTATATATGGAACAGGTCCTGGTCAGGATTCAACAACCCAAGGTTGGGGCGAATGGATTGAATTATACAATCCAGATGTTTGCAAACCTGTTGATATTTCATGTTATTATCTTGGTAATAATGCTTATGATAATATGACGTCCGATTATGGAGGAGGTTTTAGGATTCCTGCAAATACAATTGTTCCTCCTGGAGGTTTTGTCGTAATCAGAGGAATTCATGCTGATAATATTCCACCGAATTTACTTGTTCAAAATGGCGGTAAAACTATTGAAATTATTGTTGATAATACAAATGGGAATGTTTGTCTTGGTGGAGGCTATCGATTATGGTTTCCGAATGCAGGTGGATGGTTTGCTTTTTACAATAATTTTGGTGTTCCACAAGATGCAATATCATGGGCAAGTCAAACAAACTCATGTATGTCGTGTACACCTTGCATTCCTTCGTATTCAGGGTGTAACAATGCTACTTCGTTATCATCTTATAATAATATTCCTACAGATAGAATAACTTATATCACATCTGATAATCCATCAGATTATGAGGGGGAATCATGGAGAAGGATTCCGGATGGAGCTGCATGGAGTAGTTCTGCATCAAACCCAACTATAGGGAATTGTAATGCTGCATGCAACCCAATTCCCGTTTCTTCTTGCAATGGACAAGCTACAGTTAATGTTACAGGCGGAACGCCACCTTATACTTATTTATGGGACGATCCTGTAGCAACAGATTCTTCAACAGCTACTAAACTATGCGAAGGTCATTATTGTGTTACTGTTAAAGATGCAAATAACAATACAGTCGTAGGTTGTATTGATATAATTAATTTCAAACCAGATGCTACTTTTGATATTTTACCTGCAACATGCATTAATTCAAATCCAGTGAATTTATCACAATATGTTTCTCCTGATGATGGTATATTTTCAGGTACAGGAATTTCGGGTACGAGTTTTAATCCTGTTAATGCCGGTGAGGGAACACATGAGGTAACTTATATATATTCAGATTTATATACATGCACTGATACTGTATCGCAATCAATAACAGTTTATGCAAATCCTACAGCTTCGTTAAATATTATTAATGATATTTTATGTTATGAAGATAAAACAGGTGCATTATCAGTTACTTCATTAAGTGGTTTTCCTCCATACCGGTATTTATGGAATAATGGCGAAATATCAAATACCATAAGTAATCTTGCAGCCGGTGAATATAGCGTAACCATTACTGATAGTTTGGGATGTGAAAATTCATATTCCATTACCCTATCCGAACCAATTGCGTTAACACCTTCGGCAGAAGTGATTTCAAATGCTTCAGAAGAAATGACTAACGATGGCATAGCCAGTGCTTCTGCAACTGGTGGTACTTCACCATATTCATATCAATGGGATTCAGGTCAAAATACATCTTACATTAATCATTTAGCTATTGGAACATATGTAGTTACCGTTACAGACAAAAATGGTTGTAATGATACGACTTCTGTTAATATAAAGATAAAAGAATTTTCCACTTTATATATTCCAAATGCTTTTACGCCCGATGGTGATGGTATTAATGATGTATTTACGCCCCAGGGAACCAATATTGAAGCTGATTCGTTCGGAATGTATATTTTTAACCGATGGGGAAACCTGGTTTTTCATACCACAAAATGGATGGAGACTTCTGCTGAACCTTGGAATGGAACATTCAATAATGCCGGCTCAATTGAAGATGTTATACCGGGTACTTATGTATATTTAATTGAAGTAAAGAAGCTGGATGAACGCTTCCAGCAATATGTTGGGGAAATTATTGTTATAAAATAATATGATAGGATTACTTAAAATTTAAAGTAAACATATATCTTTCCAAAATTCTTACTATCCTTTTCAATACGATGATATAATTTTTTTATTTCCGGTTTATCAAGAAAACGCAAAACTTTTTTCTTTAATTGTCCGCTTCCTTTTCCCGGAATAATTTCAATAGTTCGGATTTTGCATTCAATGGCTTCATTAATAATATCATTAAGGGCTTTGTCAATCAAATACCCTTTATTATAGATTTCATGAAGATCAAGTGTCAGATGGCTCATAGTTTATTATTCTTCCGCTAATTCGAAAGTATTCCTTTTTTCCCTGGTTTTATCATTATAATCAAAAAATAATTTCATACGATTATAAAAACCTTCTTTCATACAACCGAATAACCGTTTATAAAATACATTGGGTTTATTTATTAATAAATTATCTTTTTCATGATTATCATTATTTAATTCCAAATTAATGACCGATTCTGAATTTGAAATGTTACGGTTATATTTTTCCATATCTTTAATTGTATTCTTTTTAAAAATATCAGGTTTCTGTGATTTTGGACTATAAATTATCATTTGTTTTATACTTAAATTACTTAATAATATAATATTGATAAATCGTTAATTTCAAAAACAAAAATATTTAAACAACACTTTGTAATCAAGTAAATTAAGTTAAATATTATATTTAATATTTTGATTAAGCTGTTTAATTTTATAATTACTTAATTAAATCATAAGCTTAATTTAATGCTTAAATATTTGCTTAATCAAAATTAAGATATTAATTTTACAGCAATTATATATGAGCAATTTTTCATTTACCGGAAATCATATTATTAAAGCCATTAAGCTTTCGTCATCCCTATTGCCAGGAATTGAAAAAATTGTATCCATTTATTTTTGTTCCGAAACTTTACAATTAAAAGCCAAATCATGCAAAAATGTTATTGATTCCGAAAAAATAATTGAAGATATTTCAATTGATGAGCATGATCCAGCATTTGATAAAATTAGGAAATCTGTTTCTTATTTTGATTGGTTCAGTAAAGATGATATTCCATTTGAAGAACAAAGTAAAAAGAAACAATCACAAATGGATGTTTTTCAAGAATTGGAAAAAGTTATTCTTGCATTAGGCTTTTATAATGAAGAAGACAAAAAGAATGATATCCTATTATTTTATTTTAATAAGGACCTAAGTAATTTCGGTGTTTCCGACAGCGATAAATCCCTCACTTCCGATCATAAAAAAATCATTGGTGTTCTGCTTTATAATGCTTATAAAACATTCATTGAATTTACTAAAACAAACACTACAGCATTATCAGCATATAATGAGAACACCAAAACGCTGATTAAAAAATTATCACAAACTAAAGAAGAACTGGAAAAATCAAAAATAAATTACGGTCAAAGTCTGGCTGATTTGTGTAATTTATATATTAAAGAGTTGAGTGAAAATCATCATAATTTAAATTTCATATTAACTGATGATGCACTATTGAAAATCAAAACTTATAAAGGAAATATAACCGATTTAAAAGGCATAATTCATAAAGCGATAGACTATGTGAGTACATTGTATTTTGATAGTGATTCATCCGATATTTATATTACCGAGGATTACCTGAATTTTGATATTCATGTTCCCTGTAAAATATCAAAACCACAGGAAGTTCAACTGTATGACAAATATTCAAAAACCATACTTTTACTCGACAAGTTGGAAACGGCAGCACATGATGTGATGGCTAAAAATATGGACATCACCAGCGCCAATGTTGGTAATGCCTGCAATATACCTATTACTGCTCCTGCAATTTCTGATGCTATGAAAAAACACAGGAATAAAATAATTCACCTGCTGAATAAACATCCTGAACGTTGGCAATTGCTCAGAAAAGAATTCAGACCTGTCAGAAATATTCTTTCATCAAGGTCTGAAATTATAGAAAAAAGTGCTTAATATTATTAAATTACATCAAAAGAAATTAATAAAGCATAGATAACTCCCGGAACCCAGAACAACAATGTTAAGATTAAATCTAACCAAAATTCATTTCCTATTCCTCTAGCTAAATAAACAGCTAATGGAGGTAAAATAATTGATAAAATAACAAGCACAATAATATTTACGCCCCCACCTGACACAGATGTAGTATTTGGTTTATCAACCAGGCGTCTTAAAACATATTTCGAAAAGCCTTTAATTTTAATGTCATGTTTTTGAACCTGTTCGTTATTTCCTTTTGCTGAAGATTTAAAATTATTTGAAGCGAATAAATTTTCTTTAACTGGTTCTTTTTCCTTGCGATTTATTTCTGTTTTAATTTCTTTTGAAACAGGCTGTGTTTCATTTACAGCAATCGTTTGTTTTTCTGTTAATACATTCTTATTAATACTAGGTTGTGTTTCGGTTTTAACAGAATTAATTACAACCTGTGTATTTCCTTTATGGAATTTGGTATATTTTCTTGCATTAAAATCGCCATCTTTTGTGATTCCGCAGGATGCTAGTAAAATACCTGCCATTGCTGATAATAAGAATAATTTGTTTTTCATTGTTATGTGTTTTAGTTATTGATATCTAAAAGTTTTATTAAATCAGAAATTTTGGGAGACAAAATAATTTCTGTTCTTCTGTTTTTTGCTTTTCCTTCTTTTGTTGAATTATCAGCCACAGGAACGTTATCTGCTCGACCGGAAGGAATGATTTGTTTCGAATCAACTTTGTAATCTTCGGTTAAAATACGCACTATGGCCGTTGCACGCAGTACGCTCAAATCCCAATTGTCTTTTATCACTTCACCGTTTAAAGGTACATTATCAGTATGACCTTCAATTACGATATCCACATCTTTTTGTTTGGCAAGCACCTCTCCTACTTTAGCCAACGCCTCCTTCCCTTTCTTATCAACCACAGCACTTCCTGATTTGAATAATAATTTTTCGGATAAGGATACATAAACTTTACCATCTTTCATTTCTACTGTAAGTTCATCTTTTGTAAAACCTAACAATGCAGTTTTAATTTTATCGAGCAAGTCTTTGCTTGCTTTCTTCTGTTTGTCAATCAAAGCCTGGAGTTCCGCAATTTTTTTATTGCTTTCTTCAAGTAATTTAATTTTTGCTTTTAGTTCGGTATTAAGTTTTTCCTGTTCAGTAGCGCTGGTTTCAGTAAGTTCTTTTTGTTTTTTCTCAAGCTCTTTATATTTATTCAAAAGGCTGTCGAATTTAGTATTCATGATAGTCAGCTTGTTGGTCAGTTCCGTGTTTTGGTCATCGACCTTAAGCTTCTGTGACTGCAAGTCTTCATATTTCTTTTTACCAACGATACACGATGAAAATATAGAAGTAAAAAGAAAAGCAACAAATAAAATTCTAATAATCCTTATCATACTATTTTTCATAATTTTCAGGGTTAAGCGCAGAAGGTGTCCAACATTTTAAAAAAGTCAATACTTTTGATTTATCATAATTATCGCCAAGTTCCAGAAAACCTGAATCCTGAAAATGTAGTCGGTTTCCTTTGTTGTCAAGAACAACTAATACAGGAAATCCAAAACGCTGTGGGAATCCAAGTGATTTTAATACTTCAAGGTTTTTATTTTCTTTACTGTAATTGACATGAAGTACAACATAATTTTTTTGAAGTACCGAATCAACACTCGAATTGTTCTTGCAAAAATTATTGAACTTTATACACCACGGGCACCAGTTGCCACCAATCTGAAGGAGCACATGTTTTCCAGCAGAATCAGCTGATGCAACAGCTTTGGCAATATCCGATTTTGCATCGGCATTAGGATTATAAATTTTATTTGTAGCTTCCTGTGCATGTGCAGTTGCTGCAAGGATACATAAAATTAAAAACAGTTGGAATATCTTTTTCATCTTAGCAATTTATTATTCAAAATTATAAAAAACTAATTAATAATTTTTATAAAACAATTAATAATTTTTTTATAATAAAATGCTATTCAAAATTAAAAGCTGCTGTTTGCAGTTCTTTTCAATACCAATACATTTCTGGTCGCCGCGTCAACTGCAAAAGCTCCCATCTGTATAACTCGTTCTAATTATCTTTGCATTCACAAACATAATAAGAACAAGTATAAATCAAATATTAAATCACTTGTTAATAACAAACCGATGAGAAATATTTATATCCTTATTATTGGATATACTTAAAAAATAAATTCCATTATCAAGGTTCGTCGTATCAATTTCAATATCTTGAGAGGTATTTACAGTTTGTTTATACTTTCTAATTATTTGTCCATTTGTTGTGAAAATTTTTATTGTTACATCTCCTTTAATACTATTTATAATATGAACAAAAATCCTGTCGTTAGCTGGATTTGGATATGCAATAATATTAAAATCATTATTTGAAGAATTGAATTCTGTTATTCCTGATGCAATACCTCCTTTTTTAAATTCAAGCAGACCGCCAGCTTTTGTACATATCCATTTATTTCCCCATGGATCAACTTTAATTTTATTAATAATATCTTCTGTCAGTTCTGAGTTATCAGAATTATAATTGGTCCATTGATTAGTAACCCTGTCCAATGACGAAAAACCTCTGCGGGAAGCTATCCATATTAATGAATCACCTTCATAATCCACATCGTATATTGTCATTGAAGGAAAGTTTACAGAGTTTGTGTCATATAATGTCCATATATTATTAGGGGAATCATATTTTGCAAGTCCTTTATCAGTAGCAATCCAGAAAAAACTGCTATCATCCTGAATCACTGCATAAGTAGTATATGAAGGTATTTGAGAATTTGCAGGACTATATACTTCCCACGGCCAATAAACAGAATTATTTGCCAGACCATTATTTGTAGAAATCCAGGTAACATTATCTTTATCAGAAATGATTGAGGTAACATAATTCGATGGCAAAGCTGCAGGATAATTGGTTGTTGCATTCCAGTTAACAAAATTAGTGTCGATATTTTTAAAAACCCCATAGTCGCTGGCAATCCATCTGTCGCCGTTTGCATCAGATGTTATATCATAAACAGAATGTAAAAAAGAATAATTACCAAGGAAATATTTCCAATTTGTTCCATCAAATTTACAAAGCGGACCATCAATAATATTTGAGCTACCTATCCACAAATCATTGTTCTGAAGATAAACTGAATATACTCCATAATATTTTAACCCGGAGTTTTCCGGATTATAAACGGTCCAGTTTGAATTATCTAATTTAGTCAGGCTATTTGATGTTGCTATCCATTTTGTATTAGAATTACTTATTTCAATATCATTAATATAATTTGAAGGGATAGGCCATTCCGAGGTTGTTGCTTTTGTAAATGTAGTTTGATCGAAACGGTATAGCCCGTTATCTGTGCCTATCCAAACGATTTCAGGATTTTCATATTCAACGCAAATGCTTGTAATATTGTTGCTGCCTATATTTGAATTTGATGTATCGTAAACAGCCCAGCTACCATCATAAGTATCCCGCTTAAATAATCCACCGAAACGAGTTCCAACCCACCAATATTGATGCACAGGGGTTGTTGTATATTGAGAAGCCACACAAGTTACATGGTTGTCGGGGAGATTTGAATTAGAAGTATCAAGAACAGTCCAGTGGTTCATTTCATTCAAAGTATCCCATCCAATATGTTCTGCCAATCCATCTTCAGTGCAAACGATAACAGATGAATTCCATGAATCAAAATAAATATAATTTATGTCATCACTTGGAAGTAATGAATTACCGGTATAAACATGAGTCCAGGTACTGTCAGGTATATTATAATAACTGAATCCGCCGCTTGGTGGCGCATTTCCAAACATTGTACCTACAAATAGTTTATCATTATTTGGAGAAATTGCAAGACATCGTACACGTATGCTATGTATATCACTTGCCCCAAAATCAGATGTCCATCCATGTGTGTTGTTATACCTGGCAATTCCGCCATACACCCATGAGTTTAAAAAATCATCGAAATATGAATCACAACCAATGAAAATATCAGTATTAGTTCCGGCAACACTCGTAACTCTGTTTAGGGGTATTTCAGGTATATTGTCGTGATTGTATAAAACCCATTTATTACTATCAGGCAAATAAAATGAAAATCCTTTATTTGTAGCTGCCCATTTTTTTTCAGAGTATAACGATCCTGCAACAAAATTAACCTGGTTAGAAGGTATTGAATTTGCTCCTTTCTTTATAAATGTTGGAGAAAGCGTGGTTTTATTTACAATAACCATCCCGCCTCCGGCTGTTCCTGCAATAATATTGACAGAATCCTGCGAAAGAGAGTTAATTATTTCGCCATTACAATATATTTTCCATTCGGACTGTGAATAAATAATGTAACAGAAATGAAAAAATAAAATAGTAAAAATCAGCTTTTTCATAAATTCGATTTTAGTTAAAAATTTAACTGTAAAGTTAGTAAATTTCATTCCTGATTTCAAACTTTAATAATCATGTAGGCAGGGCAAACGCATCTAAATTAATACAAATACTATGAAGTTCAAGTGTTTATAAAAATACATAATTCAAATATTTTTAATTTTTGATTAAATTTTTAAAAATGATTTCAGTGTTTTCAATGGTTGTAGAAGCTAAAATTTAGATGCGTTTGCCCTGAATCATGTAGTATTTTCGTTACTATATTCATTATTTTTACCAATTAATTATTTAAATAAAAATTATGATGATGATTTTATTTAATTCAGAAAAAATGAAACGATTTTTTTTCTGTATACTGGTATTTACAATAACATTATGCAAGGCTCAGGAACCTAAAGATTATTCTTGTAACCCATATGTAAAATATAGTGTGGACAGTACACATGGGCAATATAAGATTTCGTATACTTTTCAGGATAATTTTAATTTATATCGAACATTTACCTGGTATTACGACATTGCTCAAACAAAAAAAGATATTGCCCGTTTTGGTGTTCCTGTTTCGTATTACGAAAATATTTCATCACATGACACTATGGGCAAACAGCGAAAACAAATGATCAAACACGGTTTCTTCATGCAAAGCGGACAAT
The Bacteroidales bacterium genome window above contains:
- a CDS encoding T9SS type A sorting domain-containing protein — its product is MKKLIFTILFFHFCYIIYSQSEWKIYCNGEIINSLSQDSVNIIAGTAGGGMVIVNKTTLSPTFIKKGANSIPSNQVNFVAGSLYSEKKWAATNKGFSFYLPDSNKWVLYNHDNIPEIPLNRVTSVAGTNTDIFIGCDSYFDDFLNSWVYGGIARYNNTHGWTSDFGASDIHSIRVRCLAISPNNDKLFVGTMFGNAPPSGGFSYYNIPDSTWTHVYTGNSLLPSDDINYIYFDSWNSSVIVCTEDGLAEHIGWDTLNEMNHWTVLDTSNSNLPDNHVTCVASQYTTTPVHQYWWVGTRFGGLFKRDTYDGSWAVYDTSNSNIGSNNITSICVEYENPEIVWIGTDNGLYRFDQTTFTKATTSEWPIPSNYINDIEISNSNTKWIATSNSLTKLDNSNWTVYNPENSGLKYYGVYSVYLQNNDLWIGSSNIIDGPLCKFDGTNWKYFLGNYSFLHSVYDITSDANGDRWIASDYGVFKNIDTNFVNWNATTNYPAALPSNYVTSIISDKDNVTWISTNNGLANNSVYWPWEVYSPANSQIPSYTTYAVIQDDSSFFWIATDKGLAKYDSPNNIWTLYDTNSVNFPSMTIYDVDYEGDSLIWIASRRGFSSLDRVTNQWTNYNSDNSELTEDIINKIKVDPWGNKWICTKAGGLLEFKKGGIASGITEFNSSNNDFNIIAYPNPANDRIFVHIINSIKGDVTIKIFTTNGQIIRKYKQTVNTSQDIEIDTTNLDNGIYFLSISNNKDINISHRFVINK
- a CDS encoding OmpA family protein — protein: MIRIIRILFVAFLFTSIFSSCIVGKKKYEDLQSQKLKVDDQNTELTNKLTIMNTKFDSLLNKYKELEKKQKELTETSATEQEKLNTELKAKIKLLEESNKKIAELQALIDKQKKASKDLLDKIKTALLGFTKDELTVEMKDGKVYVSLSEKLLFKSGSAVVDKKGKEALAKVGEVLAKQKDVDIVIEGHTDNVPLNGEVIKDNWDLSVLRATAIVRILTEDYKVDSKQIIPSGRADNVPVADNSTKEGKAKNRRTEIILSPKISDLIKLLDINN
- a CDS encoding gliding motility-associated C-terminal domain-containing protein, giving the protein MKFIKCIFIQFSFIVLISDCIHAQIQLSFTSQINTICNGDPCNYSGPSILINEVMLTPSSHDGSIYGTGPGQDSTTQGWGEWIELYNPDVCKPVDISCYYLGNNAYDNMTSDYGGGFRIPANTIVPPGGFVVIRGIHADNIPPNLLVQNGGKTIEIIVDNTNGNVCLGGGYRLWFPNAGGWFAFYNNFGVPQDAISWASQTNSCMSCTPCIPSYSGCNNATSLSSYNNIPTDRITYITSDNPSDYEGESWRRIPDGAAWSSSASNPTIGNCNAACNPIPVSSCNGQATVNVTGGTPPYTYLWDDPVATDSSTATKLCEGHYCVTVKDANNNTVVGCIDIINFKPDATFDILPATCINSNPVNLSQYVSPDDGIFSGTGISGTSFNPVNAGEGTHEVTYIYSDLYTCTDTVSQSITVYANPTASLNIINDILCYEDKTGALSVTSLSGFPPYRYLWNNGEISNTISNLAAGEYSVTITDSLGCENSYSITLSEPIALTPSAEVISNASEEMTNDGIASASATGGTSPYSYQWDSGQNTSYINHLAIGTYVVTVTDKNGCNDTTSVNIKIKEFSTLYIPNAFTPDGDGINDVFTPQGTNIEADSFGMYIFNRWGNLVFHTTKWMETSAEPWNGTFNNAGSIEDVIPGTYVYLIEVKKLDERFQQYVGEIIVIK
- a CDS encoding thioredoxin family protein, whose product is MKKIFQLFLILCILAATAHAQEATNKIYNPNADAKSDIAKAVASADSAGKHVLLQIGGNWCPWCIKFNNFCKNNSSVDSVLQKNYVVLHVNYSKENKNLEVLKSLGFPQRFGFPVLVVLDNKGNRLHFQDSGFLELGDNYDKSKVLTFLKCWTPSALNPENYEK
- a CDS encoding Smr/MutS family protein, which translates into the protein MSHLTLDLHEIYNKGYLIDKALNDIINEAIECKIRTIEIIPGKGSGQLKKKVLRFLDKPEIKKLYHRIEKDSKNFGKIYVYFKF
- a CDS encoding YqaE/Pmp3 family membrane protein — protein: MKNKLFLLSAMAGILLASCGITKDGDFNARKYTKFHKGNTQVVINSVKTETQPSINKNVLTEKQTIAVNETQPVSKEIKTEINRKEKEPVKENLFASNNFKSSAKGNNEQVQKHDIKIKGFSKYVLRRLVDKPNTTSVSGGGVNIIVLVILSIILPPLAVYLARGIGNEFWLDLILTLLFWVPGVIYALLISFDVI